One Mustela nigripes isolate SB6536 chromosome 5, MUSNIG.SB6536, whole genome shotgun sequence DNA segment encodes these proteins:
- the E2F3 gene encoding transcription factor E2F3 isoform X2 — translation MPLQQQAKRRLELGESGHQYLADGLKTPKGKGRAALRSPDSPKTPKSPSEKTRYDTSLGLLTKKFIQLLSQSPDGVLDLNKAAEVLKVQKRRIYDITNVLEGIHLIKKKSKNNVQWMGCSLSEDGGMLAQCQGLSKEVTELSQEEKKLDELIQSCTLDLQLLTEDSENQRLAYVTYQDIRKISGLKDQTVIVVKAPPETRLEVPEPIESLQIHLASTQGPIEVYLCPEETETHSPMKTNNQDHNGNIPKPPSKDLASTNSGHSDCSISMANLSPLASPANLLQQTEDQIPSNLEGPFVNLLPPLLQEDYLLSLGEEEGISDLFDAYDLEKLPLVEDFMCS, via the exons GCAAAGCGAAGGCTGGAGCTTGGAGAAAGCGGTCACCAGTACCTCGCAGATGGCTTAAAAACCCCCAAGGGCAAAGGAAGAGCCGCCCTGCGAAGTCCAGATAGTCCAAAAA ctcCAAAATCTCCCTCAGAAAAAACACGGTATGACACATCCCTTGGTCTGCTCACCAAGAAGTTCATTCAGCTGCTGAGCCAGTCCCCCGACGGGGTCTTGGATTTGAACAAGGCGGCGGAGGTGCTGAAGGTGCAGAAGAGAAGAATCTACGACATCACCAACGTGCTAGAAGGCATCCACCTCATCAAGAAGAAGTCGAAGAACAACGTGCAGTGGAT GGGCTGCAGTCTGTCTGAAGATGGGGGCATGCTGGCCCAGTGTCAAGGCCTGTCCAAGGAAGTGACTGAGCTcagccaggaagagaagaaattagATGAACTGATCCAAAGCTGCACCCTGGACCTCCAACTGCTAACCGAAGACTCAGAGAACCAAAG GTTAGCTTACGTTACATATCAAGATATTCGAAAAATTAGTGGCCTTAAAGACCAAACTGTTATAGTTGTCAAAGCCCCTCCAGAAACAAGACTTGAAGTGCCTGAGCCAATAGAG AGCCTACAAATACATTTGGCAAGTACCCAAGGGCCCATTGAGGTTTATTTGTGTCCAGAAGAGACAGAAACACACAGTCcaatgaaaacaaacaaccaaGACCACAATGGGAATATCCCGAAACCCCCTTCCAAAG ACTTGGCTTCAACCAACTCAGGACATAGCGATTGTTCGATTTCTATGGCCAATCTTTCTCCTTTGGCCTCCCCAGCCAACCTCTTACAGCAGACTGAGGACCAAATTCCTTCCAACCTAGAAGGACCATTTGTGAACTTACTGCCTCCCCTGCTCCAAGAAGACTATCTCCTAAGCCTCGGGGAGGAAGAAGGCATTAGCGATCTCTTTGATGCTTATGATTTGGAGAAGCTCCCGCTTGTGGAAGACTTCATGTGTAGTTGA